In the genome of Pelobacter seleniigenes DSM 18267, one region contains:
- a CDS encoding ABC transporter permease subunit gives MLKFILKRISVVIPTFIGVTLLTFALIRLIPGDPVELMAGERGVDPIRHAQLLHQMGLDQPILVQYWDYLVGIFHADLGTSVVTKAPVIKEFFTLFPATLELSICAMIIAVVVGLPAGIIAAVRRGKFTDYSVMGLSLTGYSMPIFWWGLLLILLFSVSLGWTPVSGRISATYWVDEVTGFMLIDSLLSNEAGAFLSAVQHLILPSIVLATIPLAVIARMTRSAMLEVLREDYVQVARAKGLAMPLVVCVHALRNALIPVITVIGLQVGVLMAGAILTETIFSWPGIGKWLLDSIYRRDYPAVQGGILLVSCIVILVNLTVDIFYGVVNPRIRHNR, from the coding sequence CTGTTGACCTTTGCCCTGATCCGGCTGATTCCAGGCGACCCGGTCGAACTGATGGCTGGCGAGCGCGGCGTTGATCCGATCCGTCATGCCCAGCTGCTGCATCAGATGGGACTGGATCAGCCAATCCTGGTGCAGTACTGGGATTACCTGGTCGGAATTTTTCATGCTGATCTGGGGACCTCGGTGGTGACCAAGGCTCCGGTGATCAAGGAGTTTTTTACCCTGTTCCCGGCGACCCTGGAACTGTCCATCTGTGCCATGATTATTGCGGTGGTCGTCGGTCTGCCGGCCGGGATTATCGCTGCGGTGCGGCGCGGCAAGTTCACCGATTATTCGGTCATGGGCCTGTCCCTGACCGGTTATTCCATGCCGATTTTCTGGTGGGGATTGCTGCTGATTCTGTTGTTTTCGGTCAGTCTCGGCTGGACTCCGGTGTCCGGACGGATTTCCGCGACCTACTGGGTCGACGAAGTGACCGGATTCATGCTCATCGATTCCCTGCTCTCCAATGAGGCTGGCGCTTTTCTGTCCGCAGTGCAGCATCTGATTTTGCCGTCCATTGTGCTGGCGACCATCCCCCTGGCGGTGATCGCGCGGATGACCCGCTCGGCAATGCTCGAGGTGCTGCGTGAAGACTATGTTCAGGTCGCCCGCGCCAAAGGGTTGGCCATGCCGCTGGTGGTCTGTGTTCATGCTCTGCGCAACGCGCTGATTCCGGTGATCACCGTCATCGGCCTGCAGGTCGGGGTGCTTATGGCCGGAGCCATCCTCACCGAGACGATCTTTTCCTGGCCGGGCATCGGTAAGTGGCTGCTAGACTCCATCTACCGGCGCGACTACCCCGCTGTGCAGGGGGGAATTCTGCTGGTGTCCTGTATTGTTATTCTGGTCAACCTCACGGTCGACATTTTCTACGGCGTGGTCAACCCGCGTATCCGTCATAATCGTTAG